A genomic segment from Ciconia boyciana chromosome 5, ASM3463844v1, whole genome shotgun sequence encodes:
- the SPRY1 gene encoding protein sprouty homolog 1, translated as MEPQSQHGSGGSLVVIQQPSLDSRQRLDYERESQPTTILSLDQIKAIRGSNEYTEGPSVVKKSGPRTAPRQEKHERTHEIIPINVNNNYEHRPSHVGHVAHPHNARAPVLSRSTSTGSAASSGSNSSASSEQGLLGRSPPSRPGSGHRSDRTIRTQPKPSSLIVDDLKGPLKEDLTQHKFICEQCGKCKCGECTAPRALPSCLACNRQCLCSAESMVEYGTCMCLVKGIFYHCSNDDEGDSYADNPCSCSQSHCCSRYLCMGAMSLFLPCLLCYPPAKGCLKLCRGCYDRINRPGCRCKNSNTVYCKLESCPSRGQGKPS; from the coding sequence ATGGAGCCCCAAAGTCAACATGGCAGCGGTGGTTCACTAGTGGTGATTCAGCAGCCCTCCTTGGACAGCCGGCAACGGTTGGACTATGAAAGAGAGAGCCAGCCAACAACTATCTTGTCGCTGGACCAGATCAAGGCGATCAGGGGCAGCAATGAATACACCGAAGGTCCGTCTGTGGTGAAAAAATCCGGGCCGCGGACAGCACCGAGGCAAGAGAAGCATGAAAGGACTCATGAAATTATACCAATTAATGTGAATAATAATTATGAACACAGACCCAGTCACGTGGGGCACGTGGCGCATCCGCATAACGCGAGGGCTCCAGTCTTGAGCAGATCAACCAGCACGGGGAGCGCGGCTAGCTCTGGGAGCAACAGCAGTGCTTCCTCGGAGCAGGGACTGCTGGGGCGGTCACCTCCATCCCGGCCGGGCTCAGGCCACAGATCCGATCGGACAATCCGGACGCAGCCCAAGCCGTCGTCTCTGATTGTAGACGATCTGAAGGGTCCTTTGAAAGAGGACTTGACGCAGCACAAGTTTATCTGCGAACAGTGTGGGAAGTGCAAGTGCGGTGAGTGCACGGCCCCGAGGGCCCTCCCTTCTTGCTTGGCCTGCAACCGGCAGTGcttgtgctctgcagagagcatgGTGGAGTACGGCACCTGCATGTGTTTGGTCAAAGGGATCTTCTACCACTGTTCTAACGACGATGAAGGGGACTCTTACGCGGATAATCCCTGCTCTTGTTCCCAGTCACACTGCTGTTCTAGGTACCTGTGCATGGGAGCGATGTCCTTGTTTCTGCCTTGCTTGCTCTGCTACCCTCCTGCAAAAGGATGCCTAAAACTCTGTCGAGGGTGTTACGACCGCATCAATCGTCCGGGTTGCCGATGCAAGAACTCCAACACGGTCTATTGTAAACTGGAGAGCTGCCCCTCCCGGGGTCAGGGCAAGCCCTCATGA